The Fimbriimonas ginsengisoli Gsoil 348 genome window below encodes:
- the trxB gene encoding thioredoxin-disulfide reductase, with the protein MSKVHNVVIVGSGPAGYTAALYAARANLEPVMFSGLQPGGQLMITTDVENYPGFPDGILGPEIMDLFRRQVERFGTVIEPKEITKVDLSQRPFRLWAEEEEILARTVIVSTGASAKWLGLPSEVTYGGFGVSACATCDGFFFRNREVAVVGGGDTAMEEAHYLAKLCSKVHLIHRRDEFRASKIMQERVLNDPKVEVHWNTLVDEIAGESEPHRKVTTIRLRDAHSNEKRDLPVSGVFIAIGHKPNSDLFKGVLDMDEVGYIKTVPGSTRTNIPGVFASGDVADSIYRQAVTAAGTGCMAAIDAERFLSLEGAH; encoded by the coding sequence TTGAGCAAAGTTCATAACGTCGTCATCGTCGGTTCGGGTCCGGCCGGGTATACCGCCGCCCTCTATGCTGCCCGCGCGAACCTCGAGCCGGTGATGTTTTCCGGTCTTCAGCCGGGCGGCCAACTTATGATTACCACCGACGTGGAGAACTATCCGGGATTCCCGGACGGGATTCTCGGCCCGGAGATCATGGACCTGTTTCGCCGCCAGGTGGAGCGCTTTGGAACCGTGATCGAGCCGAAGGAAATCACGAAAGTCGACCTCAGCCAGCGGCCGTTTCGGCTTTGGGCCGAAGAGGAAGAGATCCTTGCCCGAACCGTGATCGTCTCCACCGGCGCGAGCGCCAAGTGGCTCGGGCTTCCGTCCGAAGTGACATACGGAGGATTCGGAGTAAGCGCTTGCGCGACTTGCGATGGGTTCTTCTTCCGGAACCGCGAGGTCGCTGTGGTCGGCGGCGGCGACACCGCGATGGAGGAGGCGCACTACCTGGCCAAGCTCTGCAGCAAGGTGCACCTCATTCACCGGCGCGACGAATTCCGGGCGAGCAAGATCATGCAGGAGCGGGTCCTCAACGACCCGAAAGTAGAGGTGCACTGGAACACGCTGGTCGACGAGATCGCCGGCGAGTCCGAGCCGCATCGTAAGGTCACGACCATTCGCCTCCGCGACGCCCATTCGAACGAAAAACGCGACCTGCCCGTCTCGGGTGTGTTCATCGCGATTGGCCACAAACCGAACAGCGATCTCTTCAAGGGCGTTCTCGATATGGACGAGGTTGGATACATCAAGACCGTGCCGGGCAGCACCCGAACCAACATTCCGGGCGTCTTCGCCTCGGGCGACGTCGCCGACTCGATCTACCGACAGGCCGTCACGGCCGCGGGAACCGGTTGTATGGCCGCGATCGACGCGGAGCGATTCCTCAGTCTGGAAGGCGCCCACTAA
- a CDS encoding 4a-hydroxytetrahydrobiopterin dehydratase, giving the protein MADLEYRLLSADELESGLAGLPGWKVENGEIAKTFEFKNYKDGLVFAVAAGYLADRLDHHPNLLVTYGKVRISVNTHSVEGLSPYDLELARRIERIV; this is encoded by the coding sequence ATGGCCGACCTCGAATACCGACTCCTTAGTGCCGATGAACTCGAATCGGGTCTTGCCGGCCTTCCCGGTTGGAAGGTGGAGAATGGCGAGATCGCCAAGACTTTCGAGTTCAAGAATTACAAAGACGGCCTCGTCTTCGCCGTCGCCGCCGGGTACCTGGCCGATCGCCTGGACCACCATCCCAATCTTTTGGTGACTTACGGAAAAGTGCGTATTTCCGTCAATACGCACTCCGTCGAAGGGCTTTCCCCTTACGATTTGGAGTTGGCCCGCCGAATCGAGCGAATCGTCTGA